The Solanum lycopersicum chromosome 6, SLM_r2.1 genome has a window encoding:
- the LOC101248587 gene encoding AT-rich interactive domain-containing protein 2-like, whose amino-acid sequence MTKAKELADSALTSEKKKEWCEFIYEDRGKLVIPVGPRFQVDVPDWANSPNKGSPVVAADVALRASTPSKKEMVRKYKKEESDTSKWLGTLVWPRADNLENKEDNEELVGKGRNEHCSCRSSGSIGCVKRHVKEESMKLKSELETAFNDWKFDEMGEEVSKLWNTKDQTKFSSLVKTGLSKGKSFMKPALASFPSKNRQSIVNYYFNVHIPRRIRSNSITINTDDEEEEDEEEEVIAPKHSHKRNRAKKGACSCSKSLKRRYLSGRR is encoded by the coding sequence ATGACAAAAGCAAAAGAACTAGCGGATTCAGCCCTGACCAGTGAGAAGAAAAAGGAATGGTGTGAGTTCATCTATGAAGATCGCGGGAAATTGGTAATCCCAGTAGGACCCAGGTTTCAGGTTGATGTTCCAGATTGGGCGAACTCTCCGAATAAGGGAAGTCCAGTTGTAGCAGCAGATGTAGCATTAAGAGCTTCTACTCCATCGAAGAAGGAAATGGTACGCAAGTATAAAAAGGAGGAATCTGATACTTCAAAATGGCTTGGTACACTGGTATGGCCAAGAGCCGATAACCTAGAAAACAAGGAAGATAACGAGGAGCTTGTTGGGAAAGGGAGAAACGAACATTGTTCTTGTAGGTCCTCTGGATCTATCGGATGTGTCAAAAGACACGTTAAAGAAGAAAGCATGAAATTGAAGTCTGAACTGGAGACAGCCTTTAATGACTGGAAATTTGATGAAATGGGAGAAGAAGTTTCCAAGTTGTGGAACACTAAGGACCAAACAAAGTTCAGCTCCCTCGTTAAGACGGGTTTGTCTAAAGGCAAAAGTTTCATGAAACCAGCATTAGCATCTTTTCCTTCCAAGAATAGGCAAAGTATTGTCAACTATTACTTCAATGTTCACATTCCTCGCCGTATCAGATCAAATAGTATAACAATTAACACCGATGATGAAGAGGAGGAAGACGAAGAAGAGGAGGTCATTGCTCCCAAACATTCTCATAAAAGAAATCGAGCAAAAAAAGGTGCCTGTTCTTGTTCTAAATCTCTGAAGAGAAGGTACCTAAGTGGTCGACGATGA